The Pseudomonas kermanshahensis genome includes a window with the following:
- the cra gene encoding catabolite repressor/activator — protein sequence MKLSDIARLAGVSVTTASYVINGKAEQQRISSSTVERVRAVVEAHGFTPNPQAAGLRSRHTRTLGFILPDLENPSYARIAKQLEQGARARGYQLLIASSDDQPDSERQLQQLFRARRCDALFVASCLPVEDDSYRELQDKGLPVIAIDRRLDPAHFCSVISDDRDASRQLAASLLSAAPRSIALIGARPELSVSQARAGGFDEALQGYAGEVRRYQGEAFSRECGQRLMQQLIDEQGGLPDALVTTSYVLLQGVFDTLQARPADSRQLQLGTFGDNQLLDFLPLPVNAMAQQHGLIAATALELALAAIEEERYEPGVHAIGRTFKQRIPAA from the coding sequence GTGAAACTCAGCGATATCGCCCGTCTGGCCGGTGTGTCCGTGACCACTGCCAGCTACGTCATCAATGGCAAGGCCGAACAGCAGCGCATCAGCAGCAGCACTGTCGAGCGCGTGCGCGCAGTGGTCGAGGCCCATGGCTTCACGCCCAACCCGCAAGCCGCCGGCCTGCGCAGCCGGCATACCCGCACATTGGGCTTCATTCTCCCGGATCTGGAGAACCCCAGCTACGCCCGCATCGCCAAGCAGCTCGAGCAAGGCGCCCGCGCCCGTGGCTATCAGTTGCTGATTGCCAGCAGCGATGACCAGCCGGACAGCGAGCGCCAGCTGCAGCAACTGTTCCGCGCCCGTCGTTGCGATGCCCTGTTCGTCGCCAGCTGCTTGCCTGTGGAAGACGACAGTTACCGTGAGCTGCAAGACAAAGGCCTGCCGGTGATCGCCATCGACCGTCGCCTGGACCCCGCACACTTCTGCTCGGTGATCAGCGATGATCGCGACGCCAGCCGTCAGCTGGCCGCCAGCCTGCTCAGCGCAGCCCCGCGCAGCATCGCCCTGATTGGCGCCCGCCCGGAGCTTTCGGTCAGCCAGGCCCGTGCCGGCGGCTTCGACGAAGCCCTGCAAGGCTATGCGGGTGAAGTGCGCCGATATCAGGGTGAGGCGTTCAGCCGTGAATGCGGTCAGCGCCTGATGCAGCAACTGATCGACGAACAGGGTGGCCTGCCGGATGCCCTGGTAACCACCTCCTACGTGCTGCTGCAGGGCGTGTTCGACACCTTGCAGGCGCGCCCCGCCGACTCGCGCCAGCTGCAGTTGGGCACCTTCGGTGACAACCAGTTGCTCGACTTCTTGCCGCTTCCGGTCAACGCCATGGCCCAACAGCACGGTCTGATCGCCGCCACTGCGCTGGAGCTGGCCCTGGCAGCCATCGAGGAAGAGCGTTACGAGCCCGGCGTGCACGCCATCGGTCGAACCTTCAAGCAACGCATCCCAGCGGCCTGA
- the nadC gene encoding carboxylating nicotinate-nucleotide diphosphorylase produces the protein MPNLRLADLTAEIEANVRRALLEDIGSGDITAQLIPAERLAKATIITREDCVIAGTAWVDAVFRQLDPRVAVHWQVADGDRALANQPLFHLEGPARSLLSGERSALNFLQMLSGVATRARFLADLVAGTHVRLLDTRKTLPGLRLAQKYAVTCGGCDNHRIGLYDAFLIKENHIAASGGVAEAVAAAHRIAPGKPVEIEVESLDELRQALNAGADIVMLDELTLDEMREAVHITAGKAKLEASGGVNESTLRVIAETGVDYISIGAMTKDVKAVDLSMRLSL, from the coding sequence ATGCCGAACCTACGCCTCGCCGACCTGACCGCTGAAATCGAAGCCAACGTGCGCCGTGCACTGTTGGAGGACATCGGCAGTGGCGATATCACCGCGCAGTTGATCCCGGCCGAACGCCTGGCCAAGGCGACCATCATTACCCGCGAGGACTGCGTGATCGCTGGCACCGCCTGGGTCGACGCCGTGTTCCGCCAGCTCGACCCGCGGGTGGCGGTGCACTGGCAAGTGGCCGATGGCGACCGCGCGCTGGCCAACCAGCCGCTGTTCCACCTGGAAGGCCCGGCACGCTCGCTGCTCAGCGGTGAGCGCAGCGCGCTCAACTTCCTGCAGATGCTGTCGGGCGTCGCCACGCGCGCACGCTTTCTGGCCGACTTGGTCGCAGGTACCCACGTACGCCTGCTAGACACCCGCAAGACCCTTCCCGGCCTGCGCCTGGCACAGAAATACGCGGTCACCTGTGGCGGTTGCGACAACCACCGCATCGGCCTTTACGATGCCTTCCTGATCAAGGAAAACCACATCGCCGCCAGCGGTGGCGTGGCCGAGGCAGTGGCGGCAGCGCACCGCATCGCCCCTGGCAAGCCGGTGGAAATCGAGGTGGAGAGCCTGGATGAACTGCGCCAAGCCCTGAATGCGGGTGCGGATATCGTCATGCTCGACGAGCTGACCCTGGACGAAATGCGCGAAGCGGTGCACATCACTGCGGGCAAGGCCAAACTCGAGGCCAGCGGCGGCGTTAACGAGAGCACCTTGCGGGTGATTGCCGAGACCGGCGTCGACTACATCTCCATTGGTGCCATGACCAAGGATGTGAAGGCCGTAGACCTTTCGATGCGTTTGAGCCTCTGA
- a CDS encoding DUF1631 domain-containing protein, whose amino-acid sequence MHKEGKVVPLAAAIDRGARTPLPCLPVLLLQVRDKAALQLRQGLQALFDNTDVTLFEMADKAAERCDQSLYFEAMRDVRLKRKSIERGFLDTFHHTFASLGRADPLGGLGEAQGSGNKAQRERASAIDGMVARVLSRDGLALQQLGLRLQALLDRPVGEQQNPVGPAALCGYFLEAGRNLGVGLRVKLILLKLFERYVLRDVEVLYAEANQLLAAAGVLPELQPAPRRRAEDRCLSAGRLPSSLEAQGALGADSAGQAYFASLQTLLAPARGQIAPRLQRVAAAQPISTADLLRLLSHLQHYVPATQAADDFALGQQLEQLLLRVSVRSGTRRRIATADEDMINLIGLLFDFIHNDDNLPASLRALIARLHIPLLKVALLDKGLFSRASHPARRLLNEIAGAAIGWQSSAEGLRDSLHVRVERIVQRLLNDFTDDACLFAELLDEFLAFSQDERRRNELLEQRTRDAEEGRARTLQARQQVQQVLNQRLRGRVLPHVVVQMLVQGWSQVLLLAWLKQGEGSEAWRNGLATLDTLLASIAPHHDPQACQQLLQQVPGLLKALREGLAGVALDSTATRDFFQQLEQLHLRACSASEGHRADGPPVLDEVLVDEDIVLALAEEPACAPLHLVDGNASALRQVQRLRIGSWVEVFDEEDPLRCKLVARIDSNDRLVFANRTGMKVREWNSGSLAQALHRGEVRVLDDGALFERALESVLEGLRQQQVH is encoded by the coding sequence ATGCATAAAGAAGGCAAGGTGGTGCCCCTGGCGGCAGCCATCGACCGAGGGGCGCGCACGCCTCTGCCTTGCCTTCCGGTATTGCTCCTGCAAGTGCGCGACAAGGCCGCGCTGCAATTGCGCCAAGGCCTGCAGGCCTTGTTCGACAACACCGACGTCACCCTCTTCGAGATGGCCGACAAGGCCGCTGAGCGCTGCGACCAGAGCCTGTATTTCGAAGCGATGCGCGACGTGCGCCTGAAGCGCAAGAGCATCGAGCGCGGTTTTCTCGACACCTTCCATCACACCTTCGCCAGCCTCGGCCGGGCAGACCCTCTGGGCGGCCTGGGTGAAGCGCAGGGTTCAGGCAACAAGGCGCAGCGCGAGCGTGCATCCGCCATCGACGGCATGGTCGCGCGGGTGCTCTCGCGAGACGGCCTTGCCCTGCAGCAACTGGGTTTGCGCTTGCAGGCATTGCTCGATCGCCCGGTGGGCGAGCAGCAAAACCCCGTGGGCCCCGCTGCGCTGTGCGGCTATTTCCTCGAAGCGGGCCGCAACCTAGGGGTCGGGCTGCGGGTCAAGCTGATCCTCTTGAAGCTGTTTGAACGCTACGTGTTGCGTGATGTGGAGGTGCTCTACGCAGAGGCTAACCAGTTGCTGGCCGCGGCCGGTGTGCTGCCCGAGCTGCAGCCTGCGCCACGTCGGCGCGCCGAGGATCGGTGCCTGAGCGCCGGGCGCCTGCCGTCCAGCCTGGAGGCGCAAGGGGCGCTGGGTGCGGACAGTGCCGGGCAAGCGTATTTTGCTTCACTGCAAACGCTTCTGGCCCCCGCGCGTGGGCAAATCGCGCCGCGTTTGCAGCGGGTGGCTGCTGCCCAGCCGATCAGCACCGCCGACCTGCTGCGCCTGCTTTCGCACCTGCAGCACTATGTGCCCGCCACGCAGGCGGCGGATGACTTCGCGCTAGGCCAGCAGCTGGAACAACTGTTGTTGCGCGTCAGTGTGCGCAGTGGCACGCGTCGGCGCATCGCCACGGCCGATGAAGACATGATCAACCTGATCGGCCTGCTGTTCGATTTCATCCACAACGACGACAACTTACCCGCCAGCCTACGGGCATTGATCGCGCGTTTGCACATCCCGCTGCTCAAGGTCGCGCTGCTCGACAAGGGGCTGTTCAGCCGCGCCAGCCACCCGGCTCGGCGCTTGCTCAACGAGATCGCGGGTGCCGCGATCGGTTGGCAGAGCAGCGCCGAAGGCCTGCGCGACAGTTTGCATGTACGGGTGGAACGTATCGTTCAGCGTCTGCTCAACGACTTCACCGATGACGCCTGCCTGTTCGCTGAACTGCTCGACGAGTTTCTCGCCTTCAGCCAGGACGAGCGGCGCCGCAACGAGTTACTCGAACAGCGTACCCGCGACGCCGAAGAGGGCCGGGCGCGTACCCTGCAGGCCCGCCAGCAGGTGCAGCAGGTGCTCAACCAGCGTCTGCGCGGGCGGGTGCTGCCGCACGTGGTGGTGCAGATGCTGGTGCAGGGCTGGAGCCAGGTGCTGCTGCTGGCGTGGCTCAAGCAGGGCGAAGGGTCCGAGGCATGGCGCAACGGCCTGGCCACCCTGGACACGCTGCTCGCCAGTATCGCCCCGCACCACGACCCGCAGGCCTGTCAGCAACTGCTGCAACAGGTGCCTGGCCTGCTCAAGGCCTTGCGCGAAGGCCTGGCAGGCGTGGCGCTGGACTCCACCGCCACCCGTGACTTCTTCCAGCAGCTTGAGCAATTGCACCTGCGCGCCTGCTCGGCGTCCGAAGGGCACAGGGCCGATGGCCCGCCCGTGCTGGACGAGGTGCTGGTGGACGAGGACATTGTGCTGGCCCTTGCCGAAGAGCCCGCCTGCGCCCCCCTGCACCTTGTCGACGGCAATGCCTCGGCATTGCGCCAGGTGCAGCGCCTGCGTATCGGCAGCTGGGTCGAGGTGTTCGATGAAGAGGACCCATTGCGCTGCAAGCTGGTGGCACGCATCGACAGCAACGATCGGCTGGTATTCGCCAATCGCACGGGCATGAAAGTGCGTGAGTGGAACAGCGGCAGCCTCGCCCAGGCGCTGCACCGGGGAGAGGTGCGGGTGCTCGATGACGGCGCGCTGTTCGAGCGGGCGCTGGAGTCGGTGCTCGAAGGGCTGCGGCAACAGCAGGTCCATTGA
- a CDS encoding TatD family hydrolase, producing the protein MRLIDTHTHLDFPDFDADRSRLLANAAARGVERMVVLGVYQANFQRVWDLACADTRVAAALGLHPVYLGQHRPEHLAQLRDWLERLRGDPRLCAVGEFGLDYYLEALDKDRQQALFEAQLQMACDLELPALLHVRRSHAQVIATLKRYKPARAGVIHAFAGSYEEAREYIKLGFRLGLGGAATWPQAVRLRKTLARLPLESVVLETDAPDMAPVMYPGQRNSPEHLPEIAAALAEVIGIEVDVLADASSKNACELFGW; encoded by the coding sequence ATGCGCCTGATCGACACCCACACCCACCTGGACTTCCCCGACTTCGACGCCGACCGCTCGCGCCTGCTGGCCAATGCGGCGGCGCGCGGGGTGGAACGCATGGTGGTGCTGGGGGTGTATCAGGCGAATTTCCAGCGGGTGTGGGACCTGGCCTGCGCCGACACACGTGTGGCTGCTGCCTTGGGCTTGCATCCGGTTTACCTGGGCCAGCATCGCCCAGAGCACCTTGCCCAGCTGCGCGACTGGCTGGAGCGCCTGCGCGGCGACCCGCGCCTGTGCGCCGTGGGTGAGTTCGGGTTGGATTACTACCTGGAAGCATTGGACAAGGATCGCCAGCAGGCGCTGTTTGAAGCACAACTGCAGATGGCTTGCGATCTCGAGCTGCCGGCCTTGCTGCATGTGCGCCGTAGCCATGCCCAGGTCATCGCCACGCTCAAGCGCTACAAGCCGGCCCGGGCTGGGGTCATCCATGCCTTTGCAGGCAGCTATGAAGAGGCGCGCGAGTACATCAAGCTTGGTTTCCGCCTGGGGCTTGGCGGGGCGGCTACCTGGCCGCAGGCAGTGCGCTTGCGCAAGACCCTTGCCCGGCTGCCGCTGGAAAGCGTAGTGCTGGAGACCGACGCGCCAGACATGGCCCCGGTGATGTACCCCGGGCAGCGTAATAGCCCGGAGCACCTGCCGGAGATTGCCGCAGCGCTGGCTGAGGTGATCGGCATAGAGGTGGACGTGTTGGCTGACGCCAGCAGCAAGAATGCCTGTGAGTTATTTGGCTGGTAG
- the ampD gene encoding 1,6-anhydro-N-acetylmuramyl-L-alanine amidase AmpD, whose product MQLDRATGWFHGITHCPSPNFNARPEGESISLLVIHNISLPPACFGTGKVQAFFQNRLDAHEHPYFQSICHLTVSAHLFVERDGAVTQFVSLLDRAWHAGVSCFDGREGCNDFSIGIELEGTDDLPYTDAQYATLAQLTRQIRDAWPVISLERIQGHSDIAPVRKTDPGPAFDWGRYRQTVKDNEDNS is encoded by the coding sequence ATGCAATTGGACCGTGCCACCGGCTGGTTCCACGGAATCACCCACTGCCCGTCGCCCAACTTCAACGCGCGCCCCGAGGGCGAGTCGATCTCCCTGCTGGTGATTCACAACATCAGCTTGCCGCCGGCGTGTTTCGGCACCGGCAAGGTTCAGGCATTCTTCCAGAACCGCCTGGACGCCCATGAACATCCCTATTTCCAGAGCATCTGCCACCTGACGGTTTCGGCGCACCTGTTCGTCGAGCGCGATGGCGCCGTCACCCAGTTCGTGTCGTTGCTCGACCGCGCCTGGCATGCCGGTGTCTCGTGCTTCGACGGGCGCGAGGGCTGCAACGACTTCTCCATCGGCATCGAACTCGAAGGCACTGACGACCTGCCATACACCGATGCCCAGTACGCCACGCTGGCGCAGCTGACTCGGCAGATCCGCGACGCCTGGCCGGTCATCAGCCTTGAGCGCATTCAGGGCCACAGCGACATAGCACCGGTACGCAAGACCGACCCAGGCCCGGCTTTCGACTGGGGCCGTTATCGCCAAACCGTGAAGGATAACGAGGACAACTCATGA
- a CDS encoding methyl-accepting chemotaxis protein: MSATAQEVARSAALAADGAQQVNQESASGRDLVQRQQGSIDRLAAEIDQSVGAINQLASDSQAIGRVLEVIRSIAEQTNLLALNAAIEAARAGEQGRGFAVVADEVRTLARRTQDSTAEIAQMIQRLQEGVAAAVNAMGSSHQMAAGTVDETRRVQQALGNILGAVGSIVEQNQQIAAAVEQQTAVAHDIDQNIVAINSAAQDTTQGACLTEEASRALSAQVVELKRLIGAFRV, encoded by the coding sequence ATGAGCGCCACTGCCCAAGAGGTCGCACGCAGTGCGGCTCTGGCTGCCGATGGCGCGCAACAGGTCAACCAGGAAAGCGCCAGTGGCCGTGACCTGGTGCAACGCCAGCAAGGCAGCATCGACCGGCTGGCTGCCGAGATCGACCAGAGCGTGGGGGCCATCAATCAGCTAGCCAGTGACAGCCAGGCCATCGGGCGGGTGCTTGAAGTGATCCGCAGCATTGCCGAGCAGACCAACCTGCTGGCACTCAACGCCGCGATCGAGGCAGCGCGCGCCGGGGAGCAAGGCCGAGGCTTCGCGGTGGTTGCCGATGAGGTGCGCACCTTGGCCAGGCGCACCCAGGACTCGACTGCAGAGATCGCACAGATGATCCAGCGTTTGCAGGAGGGGGTCGCAGCGGCGGTTAATGCCATGGGCAGCAGCCACCAGATGGCCGCTGGCACCGTCGATGAAACGCGCCGGGTGCAGCAGGCGTTGGGCAATATTTTGGGTGCGGTGGGCAGTATCGTCGAGCAGAACCAGCAGATTGCCGCTGCCGTGGAGCAGCAGACCGCCGTGGCGCATGACATCGACCAGAACATCGTGGCGATCAACAGTGCCGCGCAGGACACCACCCAAGGAGCCTGCCTGACCGAGGAGGCTAGCCGGGCATTGTCAGCTCAGGTGGTGGAGTTGAAACGGTTGATTGGGGCGTTCAGGGTTTAA
- the ampE gene encoding regulatory signaling modulator protein AmpE, producing MSFLVLLLALWVEKFSALRHRIQRDGFFVGELVRLERSGKVQPWWTLAILVLAPVAVLALLLHVLEPVAYGLLALPVHLLVLIYSLGRGDAKAALGPFRDAWRRGDDQAALHVAERDLGLVADEPHSLLVRVQGYLLWQAYQSFFAVIFWYFVLGPGAALAYRLLALCGEHSKQPALKARAEQLRHIMDWLPVRVMALSFALVGNFVAVTRVMLHELLNWHISAGHLVARVGRIADDIPEEEDSQRGLSRLDSLWELLLRCAVLWYAAFALWTVLV from the coding sequence ATGAGTTTTCTGGTTTTGCTGCTGGCGCTGTGGGTCGAGAAATTCTCGGCACTGCGCCATCGAATACAGCGCGATGGTTTTTTCGTCGGTGAACTGGTGCGCCTGGAGCGCAGCGGCAAGGTGCAGCCGTGGTGGACGTTGGCCATTCTGGTGCTGGCGCCGGTAGCGGTGCTGGCCCTGCTGCTGCATGTGCTGGAGCCCGTCGCCTATGGCCTGCTGGCATTGCCGGTGCACCTGCTGGTGTTGATCTACAGCCTGGGCCGCGGCGATGCGAAAGCGGCGCTGGGGCCGTTTCGCGATGCCTGGCGGCGGGGTGACGATCAGGCCGCCCTGCACGTGGCCGAGCGTGACCTGGGCCTGGTGGCCGACGAGCCTCACAGCCTGCTGGTGCGCGTGCAGGGTTACCTGCTGTGGCAGGCCTACCAGAGCTTCTTCGCCGTGATCTTCTGGTATTTCGTGCTCGGCCCAGGCGCTGCCTTGGCCTATCGCCTGCTGGCGCTGTGCGGCGAGCACAGCAAGCAGCCCGCGCTCAAGGCGCGTGCCGAGCAACTGCGGCACATCATGGACTGGCTGCCGGTGCGGGTGATGGCCTTGAGCTTCGCGCTGGTCGGCAACTTCGTCGCGGTGACCCGCGTGATGCTCCACGAGCTCCTTAACTGGCACATCAGCGCCGGCCACCTGGTGGCCAGGGTTGGGCGCATTGCCGACGATATCCCCGAGGAAGAAGACAGCCAGCGTGGCCTAAGCCGGCTGGACAGCCTTTGGGAATTGCTGCTGCGCTGCGCGGTGCTGTGGTACGCCGCGTTTGCGTTGTGGACGGTGCTGGTCTGA